GCCGGGTCGATCACATCGTCCACCAGGCCGCGCTCGGCCGCGTAGTACGGGTGCATCAACTCCTCCTGGTACTCCTTGATCCGCTGCTGCCGGGCCGCCTCGGGATCGTCGGCGGCCGCGATCTCGCGGCGGAACACCACGTTGGCCGCACCCTCGGCGCCCATCACGGCGATCTCGTTGGTGGGCCAGGCGTAGGAGATGTCGGTACCGATCGAGCGCGAGTCCATCACGATGTACGCGCCGCCGTATGCCTTTCGCAGGATCAGCTGGATCCGCGGCACGGTCGCGTTGCAGTACGCGTACAGCAGCTTGGCGCCGTGCCGGATGATGCCCTCGTGCTCCTGGTCCCGGCCCGGCAGGAATCCCGGCACGTCGACCAGGGTCACCAGCGGGATGCTGAACGCGTCGCAGAGCTGCACGAAGCGCGCCGCCTTCTCCGAGGCGTTGATGTCCAGCACCCCGGCGAACGAGGCGGGTTGGTTGGCCACGATGCCCACCACGTGCCCGTCCAGCCGGGCCAGCCCGCAGAGGATGTTGGTGGCCCAGGAGGCGTGCACCTCGAAGAAGTCGGCGTCGTCGACGATCTCCTCGATCACCTTGCGCATGTCGTAGGCGCGGTTGGGGTCGGCCGGCACCAGGTCGAGCAGCGCCTCGTTGCGCCGGTCCGGCGGGTCCTCGGAGAGCTCCACGGGGGGCAGCTCACGGTTGTTGGACGGCAGCAGCGAGAGCAGGTGCCGGACGTCCTCGATGCAGTCGGCCTCGTTGTCGTGCAGGAAGCCGGCCGCGCCGGAGACCGCCGCGTGCACCTCGGCGCCGCCGAGCCCGTCGTGGGTGATGGTCTCGCCGGTCACCGACTTCACCACGTCGGGTCCGGTGATGTACATCTGCGAGATGTCCCGGACCATGAAGACGAAGTCGGTCAGCGCGGGCGAGTAGGTCGCGCCGCCCGCGCACGGGCCGAGCATCACCGATATCTGCGGGATCACCCCGGACGCCTGGACGTTGCGGCGGAAGATCCCGCCGTACCCGGCCAGCGCGGTGACACCCTCCTGGATCCGGGCCCCGGCGCCGTCGCTGAGACTGACCAGCGGCGCACCGGCCGCCTCGGCCAGGTCCATCACCTTGTGGATCTTCTCCGCGTGCGCCTCGCCGAGCGAGCCGCCGAAGATCCGGAAGTCGTGGGCGTAGACGAAGACCGTCCGGCCCCAGACCTTGCCCCACCCGGTGATCACACCGTCGGTGTGCGGGCGCTTGTCCTCCAGTCCGAAACCGGTCGCCCGGTGCCGGCGGAGCTGTTCGATCTCCCGGAAGGTCCCCTCGTCGAAGAGCAGGTCGATCCGTTCACGGACCGTCAGCTTCCCCTTGGCCCGCTGGTTCCGGGTCGCCTGCGGCGCACCCTGCGCCACCTCGTCCTTGGTCGCCAGCAACTCGTCGACCCTGGCCCGCATGTCGGGACGTCGTCCGACGTCCCCCAACACCGCCAGGGCCTCCTCAACAGTAGTCACGCTCCACCTCTCCAGCCGGTCGGGCGATACAGAATGCGGTCGAACGATTCATTCAAATCGGGCCCGGGCGGCGTAACCAGCCGACTCACCCCCCTGACCGCCGCTGTGGAACCCCTAACGGCCATCCGGCTGTCATACGTACGACCGTCTCTGGATACGCTGATGCCCGCCGCCGCGCACGGCTGTTCGACGACCCCTTGGCCAGTCGGCCTCCTGCCCGGATTGGAGCACCCAGTGCTGATGACCAAACTCCGTTCACGTGCGACCAGTTGGATCGGGCGCCGTTACCTCGCCCGGACCGCCCGGAACGGCTTCGACCTCTCCGACGTCTCATTCCTGCCCGAATCGGTCCTGATGCCGCTGAAGCGGGATGGACTGGACCCGGTCCCGGCGATGGCCACCACCCGGGCGGCCGCGCCGATCAGCCGGGTGCCGCTGCCGTTCGGCTTCAACGCCTGGCTGGTCACCGGCTACGAGGAGGTCAAGCAGGTGCTCGGCCGGCCGACCGGCTTCAGCAGCGACTTCGCCAACCTGATCGGCAACGTCGGCGTGACCGAGGGTCAGAACCCGGGTGGCCTGGGCTTCAGCGACCCCCCGGTGCACACCCGGCTCCGGAAGCGACTGACCCCCGAGTTCACCATGCGCAGGCTCAGCCGCCTCGGCCCCCGGATCGACGCGCTGGTCACCGAGCAGCTCAACCAGATGGCCGCCGCCGGCCCGGGCCCGGTCGACCTGGTGGAGCACTACGCGCTGCCGATCCCCTCGCTGACCATCTGTGAGCTGCTCGGCATACCGTACGAGGACCGCGAGGACTTCCAGCGGCTCGGCACCGCCCGGTTCGACCTGTTCGCCGGCGCGGGCACCCCGTTCGGCGCGATCACCGAGTCGCTGGCCTACCTGCAGGAGGTCGTGCAGCGCCAGCGGGTCGAGCCCGGCGACGGCCTGCTCGGCATGCTGATCAAGGAGTACGGCGACGACATCGACGACCAGGAGCTGGCCGGTCTCGCCGACGGGGTGCTGACAGGTGGCTTCGAGACCACCGCGAGCATGCTGGCGCTCGGTTCGCTGGTGCTGCTGCAGGACCCGGTGGCGTTCGCCCGGATCCGCGACGACGACGCCGCGACCGCGCCGTTCGTCGACGAGCTGCTGCGGTACCTGACGGTGGTCCAGATGGCCTTCCCGCGGTTCGCCCGCGAGGACATGGAGATCGCCGGCACCCGGATCTCGGCGGGCGACGTGGTGCTCTGCTCGCTCAGCGGCGCCAACCGGGACACCGTCTTCGGCGCCGACCCGGAGCGCTTCGACGGCGACCGCCAGGGCCCCTCGCACCTGGCCTTCGGGTACGGCATGCACCGCTGCATCGGCGCCGAGCTGGCCAAGATGGAGCTGCGCTCCGCCTTCCCCGCCCTGGTCCGGCGGTTCCCCGAACTGCGGCTGGCGGTACCCCCGGAGGAGCTGGCCTTCCGCAAGCTGTCGATCGTGTACGGCGTCGAGTCGCTCCCCGTCCTGGTGCGGTAGTCCCTGGTCGGACAGGGGGCGGATAGGGGTGGGAGCGGGACCGTCGCGGCACTAGTTTCGTGCCAAGTTCGATGCTGGGGGCACCCGTTCCCGGACGAACCCAGTGCGGCGGCGTCGTCGATCCTGCCCAGTTTCCCGTTTCGCCGTCGGGCGCTCGTGGTCCGTGCACGCCTGTCCCACCAGGAGACGAAGAAACATGACCGACACTGAGATCAGCCGCCGCGGCGTGCTCGGGGCCGCAGTGGTCGCCGCCGCTGCCACGGCCGGTCTGGCATCCTCGGCCGAGGCGGCCACCGAATCCGCCGACGCCTGCCCCTACCCCGGAGTCATCACCGGCCACGCCGACTCCCTGCACCCGGAGGGCATGGTCTGGGATCCCCGGCGCAAGGCCGTCCTGCTGAGCTCGACCCGGCACGGCACCGCCTCGATCCTGAAGTCCGACGGCTCGGTGACCCCGCTGGTCAGCAACCCCGACCCGAAGATCGTCTCGACCGTCGGCATAGCCGTCGACGTCCACCGCAACCGGCTGCTGCTCGGCTACCACGACCTCGGCCTCGGCACCCGGTCCACCCCGGAGACCTACCTCAAGGAGTCCGGGCTCGGCGTGTTCGAGCTGAGCACCGGCCGCCAGCTGTTCCTGGTGGACCTCAGCCTCGGCGACGAGCCGATGCACGCCGCCGACCGGGTCGCCATCGACAAGGACGGCACCGCGTACGTCAGCGACCCCGCCGCCAACAAGATCTACAAGGTCACCGTCGACGGCCAGGCCTCGGTGTTCGCCGACACCTCGGTGATCTCCCCCGGCTGGCAGCTGGGCACCGGCGCCGGCGTGATCGGTCTGCTGCTGCACCCGGCCGGCTTCCTGCTGACCCTGCAGTACAGCACCGGCCAGCTGGTCAAGATCCCGCTGAACGCCCCGCAGCAGGCCCACCCGGTCACGCTGGACCGTGCGATCATCGGCGGCGACTCGATCGCCCTGCGCCCGGACGGCACCCTGCTGGTGGTCAGCAACAACCTGGCGAACCCGGACGGCATCGACGCGGTGATCGTGCTCCGCCCGACCGACCGCACCTGGTCCACCGCGCACGAGATCCAGCGGGTCGAGCCGTGGCCCGAGCGGCTGCCCACCGACGTGCTGGTCACCCCGCACGGCGACTACACGCTGAGTGGCCGTCCCGACCTGCTTTTCAAGGGCGAGACCACCGACGATTTCGTCCTGCACCGTATCTGACGGACCGCCTGAGAACAGCGCCGTAGAAATTGGACCGGCGGTCGAGGAATTCCTCGACCGCCGGTTATTCGGCATTCTCTGAAGTTTTTCGTGGGGCTCAGATCTGAACGGGCTGAGGCTCCGGCAGAAGCGCGGTGTGCCAATTCACCATCGTGCGCAGGGCCAGGGTCAGATCACGCGCGGACGGGGCCCGGTCCGGATCCACCAGCAGCTGAGCCATCACACCCGTGGCCAGCGCCTGGTAGAACGAACCGATCGCGTTCTGCCGCTCCTCGTCGAGCGGCTCGGCACTGTCGCCGGCGATGCTCTGGAACAGCTCGGCCATCGACTCGCGCCCTTGCTGGATGCCGTCGGCCAGTGCCGCCCGCAACTCGGGAACCCTGTCCACCTGCGCGAACACCTCGAAGCTGGCCAGCAGCAGCTGCCGGCGCGTGGTGTACTTCTCGACGATCTGAGCCCAGGCCGCCTCGAACCGCTCCAGCGGGTCGGCGCCGGGCCTCGGGTCCTCGACCGAGGTCGGCTGGTACTCCCCACCGGTGTCGTCCAGTGCCTCCAGGAGAGCGGCGTTGAGCAGCGCCTCCTTCGACCCGTAGTGGTAACCGATGGAGGCCAGGTTGGCCCCGGAAGCCGCGACGATGTCTCTGGTGGTCGTACGGCCGTAACCCTTTTCGATAAGGCACCGCTTGGCGCCCTCCAGCAGATCCTCACGATGTCCCATACGGAAACTGTACCGGACGAAAAAGGGATCATTAATACACTTGACCGACCTTTGACCAATAGCTGGTATTCAACCCCCGTCGAGGATCCGAAAGAGGGGGGTTGCACTCTCCTTTCCACTACGGAGAGTCACCTGACCCGGCAGGCCGAGGGCGCCGGGCGGAGTGTCGTTCGTGATCCGACCACCGTTCTGACGGACCATCAGAGATGGTGACGGCCGGTGCGACCCGGCCGGGCCGGTGGCCGGGAGGAGAGCCGGATGAACGGGATCGGGGTACCGCTGCGCGCGGTACTGGTGGCAGCCCTGGCGGCGGCGGGCCTGGCGGCGGGCCCGCCGACCGCGGTGGCGGCGGCGGAACCGGACGGTGGCCTGTTCGCCCCAGCGGTGAACTACCGGGCCGGGCAGTATCCGTTCGAGATCGCGCTCGGCGACTTCCACGGCAACGGGCGCCTCGACCTGGTCGCGGCCAACAACTACGACAGCACCGTCTCGGTCTTCACGGCCAACGGGGACGGCACCTTCGGCCCGCCGGACACCTCACCGGTCGGCCTCGACCCCAGCCGGATCGTGACCGGAGACTTCAGTGGGGACGGCCGGACCGACCTGGCGATCGCCACCGGCGGACACCCCGTCAGCAACGTCGGTGCGGTCGAGCTCCGGCTCAGCAACGGCGACGGCACCTTCCAGCCCTCGCGCGAGTTCGCCGCCGGCGCGCACCCCGTCGGGCTGGCCACCGGCGACCTGAACGGGGACGGCCGACCCGACCTGGTGACCGCGAACGGCAACGACGGCACGGTGTCGGTGCTGCTGGGCAACGGCGACGGCACCCTCCAGCCGCAGCGGACCCACCGCGTGGGCTCCCGGCCGACCGACCTGGTCCTGGTGGACCTGGACCGGGACGGACATCTCGACCTCGCGGTGCCGGACGACAGCGATTTCGCCGCCGGGGCGGTGTTCGTGCTGCTCGGCAACGGTGACGGCACCTTCCGGGCCGCCCGTAGCCACCCCACCGGATCCACCCCGCTCGGCCTGACCACCGCCGACTTCAACGGCGACGGCCGGCCCGACCTGGCGGTCACCTCCGCGACGGCCGACGCGGTGAGCATCCTGCTCGGCGACGGCACCGGCGGCCTCGGCGCGCCGACCGCCGTCCCGATGGGCGACTTCCCCGGCTCGATCACCACCGGGGACCTGGACCTGGACGGCCGGGCCGACCTGGTCGCCACCGGCACCGACCTCAAGGCAACCGTGCTGCTCGGCAACGGCGACGGCACCTTCCAGCCCCAACAGGGCTACGGGAAACCGGCGTTCGGCGGCCGGCCGGTGATCGCCGACCTGAACGGCGACGGCCGGCCGGACCTCGCCGTCGGCAACGACTACGCCGCCTCGATCCTGCTGAACATCGGCCGACGGCCCGTCACCACCACTCTCACCTCCTCCGCCGACCCGGCCCCGTTCGGCCAGCCGGTGACCTTCACCGCCACCGTCTGCCCGGCCTCACCGGCCATCGCCCCGGCAGGACCGCCGACCGGCACCGTGACCCTGACCGAGGGCGACACCCCGATCGGCACCGGTACCCTCTCCCCCGGCGGCGGCCCGAACTGCGCGCTCACCCGGATCAGCCGGGACGGCCTGCTGCCCGGCCCGCACACCGTCACCGCCCGCTACCCGGGCGACACCGCCTACCGGCCCGGTGCGCCCGTGAGCCTCACCCAACGGGTCGGCTGCGCCCGGACGCTCACCGGCCGGGTCGGTTCGGTGGTGGCGACCGGCCCCAGCACCTGCCTGCTGGACGCGACCGCCGACTCCGTCCTGGTCGAGCCCGGGGCCACGCTGTTCGTCGGCCACTCGACCCTCGGCAGCATCACCGCGCGCGGCGCCGCCTTCCTCGGCGTCTGCGACAGCACGCTGACCGGCTCGCTGGCGGCGGCCGACTCCACCGGCGCCGTCCTCCTCGGGGACCCGGCCGGGCGCGGCTGCCTCGGCAACCGGATCACCGGATCGGTCCAACTCTCGTCCAATCACGGCGGGTTGACGGTCGGGGCGAACACCGTCGGCGGATCCCTGCACTGCACCGGCAACACCCCGCCGCCCGTCCACAACGGAGCGCCCAACACCATCGGCGGCGCCCGGACGGGTCAGTGCGCGGCGCTGTGACGACCCCGCCGACCACCGGCGATGTCAGTGCCGAACGAGATGATGTGGGTATGACGGATGCAGCGAATCTCGCCTCCCTTGCCGCCTACTCTGACGCCGTGGAAACGGCCGTCCGAGCGGCCGCCGCCTACTACGACGACGGCTCGACCCCGCTGGGCGACGACGAGTACGACGCCCTGGTGCGGGCCATCGAGGCGTACGAACTCGCCCACCCGGCCGAGGTGTTGGCGCACTCGCCGACCGGCAAGGTGGCGGGCGGCGCGGCCGACGGCGACGTCCCGCACTCGGTGCCGATGCTCTCGCTGGACAACGTCTTCTCCGCCGAGGAGTTCGCCGCCTGGGCGGCCGGCCTGGAGCGCCGGCTCGGGCGGCCGGTGGACGGCTGGTGCGTGGAGCCGAAGCTGGACGGCCTGGCGGTGGCCGCCCGCTACCGCGCCGGGCGGCTGGTCCAGCTGCTCACCCGGGGCGACGGCCTGGCGGGCGAGGACATCACCCACTCCGCCGACGCCGTGCTCGGCCTGCCCGCCACCCTGGCCGAGCCGCTCGACCTGGAGCTGCGCGGTGAAG
This genomic interval from Kitasatospora gansuensis contains the following:
- a CDS encoding acyl-CoA carboxylase subunit beta; its protein translation is MRARVDELLATKDEVAQGAPQATRNQRAKGKLTVRERIDLLFDEGTFREIEQLRRHRATGFGLEDKRPHTDGVITGWGKVWGRTVFVYAHDFRIFGGSLGEAHAEKIHKVMDLAEAAGAPLVSLSDGAGARIQEGVTALAGYGGIFRRNVQASGVIPQISVMLGPCAGGATYSPALTDFVFMVRDISQMYITGPDVVKSVTGETITHDGLGGAEVHAAVSGAAGFLHDNEADCIEDVRHLLSLLPSNNRELPPVELSEDPPDRRNEALLDLVPADPNRAYDMRKVIEEIVDDADFFEVHASWATNILCGLARLDGHVVGIVANQPASFAGVLDINASEKAARFVQLCDAFSIPLVTLVDVPGFLPGRDQEHEGIIRHGAKLLYAYCNATVPRIQLILRKAYGGAYIVMDSRSIGTDISYAWPTNEIAVMGAEGAANVVFRREIAAADDPEAARQQRIKEYQEELMHPYYAAERGLVDDVIDPALTRSTLIDALAMLRAKHTRLPARKHGNPPV
- a CDS encoding cytochrome P450 is translated as MTKLRSRATSWIGRRYLARTARNGFDLSDVSFLPESVLMPLKRDGLDPVPAMATTRAAAPISRVPLPFGFNAWLVTGYEEVKQVLGRPTGFSSDFANLIGNVGVTEGQNPGGLGFSDPPVHTRLRKRLTPEFTMRRLSRLGPRIDALVTEQLNQMAAAGPGPVDLVEHYALPIPSLTICELLGIPYEDREDFQRLGTARFDLFAGAGTPFGAITESLAYLQEVVQRQRVEPGDGLLGMLIKEYGDDIDDQELAGLADGVLTGGFETTASMLALGSLVLLQDPVAFARIRDDDAATAPFVDELLRYLTVVQMAFPRFAREDMEIAGTRISAGDVVLCSLSGANRDTVFGADPERFDGDRQGPSHLAFGYGMHRCIGAELAKMELRSAFPALVRRFPELRLAVPPEELAFRKLSIVYGVESLPVLVR
- a CDS encoding gluconolaconase gives rise to the protein MTDTEISRRGVLGAAVVAAAATAGLASSAEAATESADACPYPGVITGHADSLHPEGMVWDPRRKAVLLSSTRHGTASILKSDGSVTPLVSNPDPKIVSTVGIAVDVHRNRLLLGYHDLGLGTRSTPETYLKESGLGVFELSTGRQLFLVDLSLGDEPMHAADRVAIDKDGTAYVSDPAANKIYKVTVDGQASVFADTSVISPGWQLGTGAGVIGLLLHPAGFLLTLQYSTGQLVKIPLNAPQQAHPVTLDRAIIGGDSIALRPDGTLLVVSNNLANPDGIDAVIVLRPTDRTWSTAHEIQRVEPWPERLPTDVLVTPHGDYTLSGRPDLLFKGETTDDFVLHRI
- a CDS encoding TetR/AcrR family transcriptional regulator, yielding MGHREDLLEGAKRCLIEKGYGRTTTRDIVAASGANLASIGYHYGSKEALLNAALLEALDDTGGEYQPTSVEDPRPGADPLERFEAAWAQIVEKYTTRRQLLLASFEVFAQVDRVPELRAALADGIQQGRESMAELFQSIAGDSAEPLDEERQNAIGSFYQALATGVMAQLLVDPDRAPSARDLTLALRTMVNWHTALLPEPQPVQI
- a CDS encoding FG-GAP-like repeat-containing protein; translated protein: MNGIGVPLRAVLVAALAAAGLAAGPPTAVAAAEPDGGLFAPAVNYRAGQYPFEIALGDFHGNGRLDLVAANNYDSTVSVFTANGDGTFGPPDTSPVGLDPSRIVTGDFSGDGRTDLAIATGGHPVSNVGAVELRLSNGDGTFQPSREFAAGAHPVGLATGDLNGDGRPDLVTANGNDGTVSVLLGNGDGTLQPQRTHRVGSRPTDLVLVDLDRDGHLDLAVPDDSDFAAGAVFVLLGNGDGTFRAARSHPTGSTPLGLTTADFNGDGRPDLAVTSATADAVSILLGDGTGGLGAPTAVPMGDFPGSITTGDLDLDGRADLVATGTDLKATVLLGNGDGTFQPQQGYGKPAFGGRPVIADLNGDGRPDLAVGNDYAASILLNIGRRPVTTTLTSSADPAPFGQPVTFTATVCPASPAIAPAGPPTGTVTLTEGDTPIGTGTLSPGGGPNCALTRISRDGLLPGPHTVTARYPGDTAYRPGAPVSLTQRVGCARTLTGRVGSVVATGPSTCLLDATADSVLVEPGATLFVGHSTLGSITARGAAFLGVCDSTLTGSLAAADSTGAVLLGDPAGRGCLGNRITGSVQLSSNHGGLTVGANTVGGSLHCTGNTPPPVHNGAPNTIGGARTGQCAAL